The following is a genomic window from Pseudomonas lurida.
AGCAAATCGCAGGCAAAAAAAAGCCCGGATCGTGAGATACGGGCTTTTTTTCACAAGGAAGAAAATCAATTACTTGATTTTGCCTTCTTTGTAGATCACGTGCTTGCGAACGCGCGGGTCGAACATTTTCTTTTCGAGCTTGTCCGGGGTAGTACGCTTGTTCTTGTCGGTAGTGTAGAAGTGACCAGTACCGGCGCTAGAGATCATTCGAATCAATTCACGCATGATATAGCTCCTTAGATTGTGCCAGCGCGGCGCAATTCAGCCAGCACGACAGTGATGCCACGCTTGTCGATGATGCGCATGCCTTTGGCAGATACGCGCAGACGGACGAAACGTTTCTCTTCTTCAACCCAGAAGCGGTGATGCTGCAGGTTCGGCAGGAAACGACGACGGGTTTTGTTATTTGCGTGGGAAATGTTATTCCCAGTCACCGGACCCTTACCGGTAACTTGACAGACTCTCGACATGCCTCAGCCCTCTAAAACCACATGCCCAACCCGGCATGGGTTGGCCGCTTAATCTCTCAGTCATTTGGCGCCAGGCGCCGCGTTTCTTTAGGGTCTTACCGGCTACACCTACAAGCGAAGGAACCGGGCCCCTAGAAAAGAGCGCTGCTTTATACCAGAAAGACCCCAGTGCAACAACAGCCCGTGTGTTTTTACTGGCGTAAATCTTGGCGGCAGACGCCTGAACCGTTGCCAGGAGGGGCCGCTGTCACAGCCGACCGCTCGTCGCACAGAATGATTTAC
Proteins encoded in this region:
- the rpmB gene encoding 50S ribosomal protein L28 — translated: MSRVCQVTGKGPVTGNNISHANNKTRRRFLPNLQHHRFWVEEEKRFVRLRVSAKGMRIIDKRGITVVLAELRRAGTI
- the rpmG gene encoding 50S ribosomal protein L33; the protein is MRELIRMISSAGTGHFYTTDKNKRTTPDKLEKKMFDPRVRKHVIYKEGKIK